In a single window of the Polyangia bacterium genome:
- a CDS encoding universal stress protein, whose protein sequence is MTILIATDFSPCSQMAARLAAALARRLGAQLHLLHAFDPPHPELAALPSGSGWEREMLAAAEQQMAADLQKLKSTGVTVSGSVEMGSPAGVIVETARAVHADLIVVGTHGRKGLAHAYLGSVAERVVRTSVCPVLVTRQDIAGADRWDAPMPLRLTIVCDGASASRAGSFWVRTAGQAIAGSVSLVRVYWPPAEAAHYGLEEAWQGTEGHPDLVRLLERDLRHETEALSGARLPPVRFRVADREVAASLDSDARALGTDAMVFSVAKRPSGQLAHVNLASLLRSASVPTFCLPQTIQPAERRIPAVRSVLLACDLSDAARAAVLPAYGLLTGGGRVELCYVHEQMPARPSLGEPVGTALSPNERTAIEGRLRALVPAEAAEHGIATRISIAEAPQASQALLAAADRLDIDVIALGSHGRTGLRRALMGSVAEEVFRHSPRPTFIVHAPR, encoded by the coding sequence ATGACAATCTTGATCGCAACGGACTTTTCGCCCTGCTCACAAATGGCCGCCCGTTTGGCAGCGGCGCTGGCCCGACGGCTGGGCGCCCAGCTGCACCTCCTGCATGCGTTCGATCCGCCCCATCCCGAGCTGGCCGCGCTTCCTAGCGGCAGCGGATGGGAGCGCGAAATGCTGGCGGCGGCCGAGCAGCAGATGGCGGCCGACCTACAAAAACTCAAAAGCACCGGCGTCACCGTCTCTGGCAGCGTCGAGATGGGCTCGCCAGCCGGTGTGATCGTCGAAACCGCCCGCGCGGTCCACGCGGATCTGATCGTCGTCGGCACCCATGGTCGCAAGGGTCTGGCGCACGCCTATCTCGGAAGCGTGGCCGAGCGGGTGGTTCGCACGTCGGTCTGTCCGGTGCTGGTCACCCGTCAGGACATCGCCGGCGCCGATCGCTGGGACGCGCCGATGCCCCTGCGCTTGACCATCGTGTGCGACGGAGCGTCCGCTTCCAGAGCGGGCAGCTTCTGGGTGCGCACCGCCGGCCAGGCGATCGCCGGCTCGGTTTCGCTGGTGCGGGTTTATTGGCCGCCCGCCGAAGCGGCTCACTATGGACTGGAAGAGGCCTGGCAAGGAACCGAAGGCCACCCTGATCTGGTGCGCCTCCTCGAACGCGATCTGCGCCATGAGACCGAAGCTTTGTCCGGCGCTCGCTTGCCGCCCGTGCGCTTCCGGGTCGCCGATCGCGAGGTCGCGGCCTCCTTGGACAGCGACGCGCGCGCGCTGGGAACGGACGCGATGGTTTTCTCTGTCGCCAAACGCCCTTCCGGACAATTGGCCCACGTCAACCTGGCGTCGCTGTTGCGTTCAGCGTCGGTGCCGACATTTTGCCTCCCGCAGACCATCCAGCCGGCGGAACGTCGCATTCCCGCCGTGCGATCAGTCCTGCTGGCGTGCGATCTATCCGACGCTGCGCGGGCGGCAGTCCTTCCGGCCTATGGATTACTGACTGGCGGCGGCCGCGTCGAGCTTTGTTACGTTCATGAGCAAATGCCAGCGAGGCCCTCGTTGGGCGAACCGGTGGGGACGGCGTTGTCGCCGAACGAAAGAACGGCCATCGAGGGTCGCCTGCGCGCGCTGGTTCCCGCCGAGGCGGCTGAGCACGGAATCGCCACCCGCATATCGATCGCCGAAGCGCCGCAAGCAAGCCAAGCCCTCCTGGCCGCGGCGGACCGCCTGGACATCGACGTGATCGCCTTGGGCTCACACGGTCGAACCGGGCTGCGGCGCGCGCTGATGGGTTCCGTCGCCGAGGAGGTCTTTCGTCACTCGCCCCGGCCGACGTTCATCGTTCACGCCCCGCGATAA
- a CDS encoding YceI family protein, producing MALQERDEVASSPAKAGKSIVDLLRDDHQRLEGWFQSIVTDAASGHQDNLRQSWCAFEGELSGHLDAEELHIIPLFTKDHPHEARTLLDEHLQIRSKLLALGIDLDLHCLHADRVDTFVAELRAHAHREDQLLHTWAHQHLGEASSQKIRDTLTAAKDKARIASHQSEWRIDGDRSPFHFSLRHIVVHEIAGQFIRWGGTLWLDNGDWTRSKITAWIDLGSIETGDQERNAHVKSPEFFDVGHFSKARFVSREVQVCDPRTAVVRGPLRLHGRSGDVDLLVVAVEEAVPSDKHRVFDVNGSINRQQFGLRWNQDLDRAGIVLGDQVTLHVRVQLNRVKQP from the coding sequence ATGGCTCTACAAGAACGAGATGAGGTCGCCTCCTCGCCGGCCAAGGCTGGCAAGTCGATCGTCGATTTGCTCCGAGACGACCACCAACGATTGGAGGGCTGGTTTCAGTCAATCGTCACTGACGCCGCCAGCGGCCATCAGGACAACCTGCGGCAATCCTGGTGCGCCTTTGAAGGCGAGCTCAGCGGCCACCTGGACGCCGAAGAACTTCACATCATTCCGCTCTTCACCAAGGACCATCCCCATGAAGCGCGGACCTTGCTCGACGAGCACTTGCAGATTCGAAGCAAACTCTTGGCGTTGGGAATCGATCTGGATCTGCACTGTCTGCACGCCGACCGAGTCGATACGTTCGTCGCCGAACTGCGCGCCCATGCGCACCGCGAAGATCAGTTACTGCACACCTGGGCGCACCAGCATCTCGGCGAAGCGTCCTCGCAGAAAATTCGCGACACCCTGACGGCCGCAAAGGACAAAGCGCGAATCGCGTCGCACCAAAGTGAATGGCGCATCGACGGAGACCGCTCGCCTTTTCACTTCTCCCTTCGACACATCGTGGTTCATGAGATCGCCGGTCAATTTATCCGCTGGGGAGGAACGCTGTGGCTGGACAACGGTGATTGGACCCGCTCCAAGATCACCGCCTGGATCGACCTTGGCAGCATCGAGACCGGTGATCAGGAACGAAACGCTCACGTGAAGTCGCCTGAATTTTTCGACGTTGGCCACTTTTCCAAGGCGCGTTTTGTCAGCCGGGAGGTGCAAGTGTGCGATCCCCGGACCGCTGTGGTCCGCGGCCCGCTGCGCCTTCACGGTCGCAGCGGCGATGTTGACCTTTTGGTCGTCGCCGTCGAGGAGGCGGTTCCTTCCGACAAACATCGGGTCTTTGACGTGAACGGATCGATCAATCGGCAGCAATTCGGTCTCCGCTGGAATCAGGACCTCGACAGGGCTGGTATCGTCCTGGGAGACCAGGTGACGCTTCATGTGCGGGTTCAACTGAACCGGGTGAAACAGCCATGA
- a CDS encoding sigma-70 family RNA polymerase sigma factor translates to MNDPTLQSYWRQIDAVPLLPADEQFRLAGVYARTRDPAIAQRLVAANLRLVVKIAHEYRSARENFADLIQEGNLGLMRAVEKFDPRRGVKLTSYAGWWIRAYVMRFLMEQGQAVKMGTTRSSRRAFCAGQRGPQDISLNQPLTSSDGGSSDRCRQDLLRDDDDRRPDRRLEDSELGHKFSRVFGRFAAQLDERSHHLVQERWLTERPRTLRELGKELSLSGERVRQMEQVLFESLRDQVFEELAA, encoded by the coding sequence ATGAACGACCCAACCTTGCAGAGCTACTGGCGGCAGATCGACGCCGTGCCCTTGCTCCCCGCTGACGAACAGTTTCGGCTGGCCGGCGTTTACGCCCGAACCCGTGATCCGGCGATCGCCCAACGTCTGGTCGCCGCCAACCTCCGCCTGGTGGTCAAGATTGCGCATGAATATCGATCGGCGCGCGAGAACTTCGCCGATCTGATTCAGGAGGGAAACCTGGGCCTCATGCGCGCGGTCGAAAAATTTGATCCCCGGCGGGGCGTCAAGTTGACGAGCTACGCCGGCTGGTGGATTCGCGCTTATGTCATGCGTTTCCTGATGGAGCAGGGTCAGGCGGTGAAGATGGGAACCACCCGGTCCTCACGGCGCGCCTTCTGCGCTGGGCAGCGCGGGCCCCAGGACATTTCGCTGAACCAACCGCTGACGTCTTCGGATGGCGGATCGAGCGATCGGTGTCGTCAAGACCTGCTCAGAGACGACGACGATCGGCGTCCCGATCGCCGGCTGGAAGACAGCGAGCTTGGCCACAAGTTCTCCCGGGTGTTTGGTCGTTTCGCCGCTCAGCTAGACGAGCGCAGCCACCATCTGGTGCAGGAGCGTTGGTTGACCGAGCGTCCACGCACCTTGCGTGAGCTTGGCAAAGAGCTCTCGCTGAGCGGCGAACGCGTCCGACAAATGGAGCAGGTCCTGTTCGAGAGTCTCCGCGATCAGGTATTTGAAGAATTGGCCGCCTGA
- a CDS encoding AAA family ATPase: MELEAAHRPDLAAGFIARFAEAAHDFDLYGALDFYLSYRAWVRGKVAALIASDGDLALMQRQGKREEARAQFALARAEEGKPLDRPFIIVMNGLPGSGKSVLARALGEVLAAPVISSDRVRKALADLPPTERGPTSLYEPDRTRETYGEMFRSAEVIVNSGRGVILDATFARRDSRARAAAIASTPAATFVLIESVCSDETALRKRLRGREQGASESDARERELELVRSDFEPVLATEAAVHVSVETTEDFGSCLVQAMIALRHAGIVPASERRRG, translated from the coding sequence ATGGAGCTCGAGGCCGCGCACCGTCCCGATCTGGCCGCCGGTTTCATCGCCCGTTTCGCCGAGGCGGCCCACGACTTCGATCTCTACGGCGCCCTGGATTTCTACCTTTCCTACCGCGCCTGGGTTCGCGGCAAAGTGGCGGCCCTGATCGCCAGCGACGGTGATCTCGCGCTGATGCAAAGGCAAGGCAAGCGTGAAGAAGCGCGGGCCCAGTTTGCCTTGGCCCGGGCCGAGGAGGGAAAGCCGCTCGATCGGCCGTTCATCATCGTGATGAACGGGTTGCCGGGTTCAGGAAAGAGCGTGCTGGCTCGTGCCCTGGGCGAAGTGCTGGCGGCTCCGGTGATCAGTTCCGATCGGGTGCGGAAGGCCCTTGCCGATCTGCCGCCCACCGAACGCGGCCCGACCAGCCTTTATGAACCCGATCGAACCCGGGAGACCTACGGCGAGATGTTTCGGAGCGCCGAGGTGATCGTCAACTCCGGGCGCGGGGTGATCCTCGACGCCACGTTTGCCCGCCGTGATTCCCGGGCCCGCGCGGCGGCCATCGCATCGACGCCGGCGGCGACGTTTGTGCTGATCGAGAGCGTCTGCTCCGACGAGACGGCCTTGCGGAAACGCCTGCGCGGGCGCGAACAAGGCGCCAGCGAGTCCGACGCGCGCGAGCGCGAACTGGAATTGGTGCGATCGGATTTCGAACCCGTGCTTGCGACCGAGGCTGCTGTTCACGTCAGCGTCGAGACCACGGAAGACTTCGGGTCCTGTCTGGTCCAAGCCATGATCGCCCTCCGCCACGCCGGGATCGTTCCCGCGTCCGAGCGTCGACGCGGCTAA
- a CDS encoding sigma-54 dependent transcriptional regulator, which yields MENKARILVVDDEANARTALLELLRGDGYQVESAGDAFKALGKLAEFAPDLVLTDLKMPGMDGIALLGKIQEHDPEIVVVVMTAFGAVETAVGAMRAGANDYLIKPINVTELSLVVRRELERRQLRIETGQLRARLADRYRFDNIIGNAAPMQEVFKVVSQVASSRASVLLSGESGTGKELIAAAIHQHSPRAKAPFVKLHCAALAESLLESELFGHERGSFTGAAGRRDGRFFQANGGTLFLDEIGEISPSIQVKLLRFLQEYEFERVGGNETIKVDVRVVAATNRDLRQMVAEGRFREDLYYRLNVINIVMPALRDRPSDLPLLAAHFLSKYAAENGKTITGFTAEALQRLVGYPWPGNVREMENIIQRATVLCAGNQITGADLPPALQSQKDKSAIQIPGSSLDDIERYAITKTLESTGGSTSRAAEVLKISIRKIQYKLQEYENAPHSHVDPVTGIKTEN from the coding sequence GTGGAAAACAAGGCGCGCATTCTGGTAGTCGACGACGAGGCGAACGCACGAACCGCATTGCTTGAACTGCTGCGGGGCGATGGCTATCAAGTCGAATCGGCCGGCGACGCCTTCAAGGCGCTGGGCAAACTGGCAGAGTTCGCCCCCGACCTGGTGCTGACCGATCTCAAGATGCCGGGAATGGATGGCATCGCCCTGCTGGGCAAGATTCAGGAACACGATCCCGAGATCGTGGTGGTGGTCATGACCGCCTTCGGCGCAGTCGAGACCGCGGTTGGCGCCATGCGCGCCGGTGCCAACGACTATCTGATCAAGCCCATCAACGTCACCGAGCTGTCATTGGTCGTCAGGCGGGAGCTCGAGCGGCGGCAGCTGCGGATCGAAACTGGCCAATTGCGCGCACGCCTGGCCGACCGGTACCGATTCGACAACATCATCGGCAACGCCGCGCCGATGCAGGAGGTCTTCAAGGTCGTTTCGCAGGTGGCGTCGTCGCGCGCCAGTGTTCTTTTGAGCGGTGAATCGGGCACCGGCAAGGAGCTGATCGCCGCCGCCATCCATCAACACAGCCCGCGCGCCAAAGCGCCGTTCGTCAAACTGCACTGCGCCGCTCTGGCCGAATCATTGCTGGAAAGTGAGCTGTTCGGTCACGAGCGGGGATCCTTCACCGGTGCCGCCGGACGGCGCGACGGCCGATTTTTCCAGGCCAATGGCGGTACGTTGTTTCTCGACGAGATCGGCGAGATCTCGCCGAGCATCCAGGTCAAGCTGCTGCGGTTCCTGCAAGAGTATGAGTTCGAGCGGGTGGGCGGCAACGAAACCATCAAGGTCGACGTTCGGGTGGTCGCGGCCACCAACCGGGATCTGCGCCAGATGGTCGCGGAGGGAAGATTCCGCGAGGATTTGTATTATCGCCTCAACGTCATCAACATCGTGATGCCGGCGCTGCGTGATCGCCCGTCGGACCTGCCCCTGCTGGCGGCGCATTTTCTCAGCAAATATGCCGCCGAAAACGGCAAGACCATCACCGGGTTCACCGCGGAGGCGTTGCAGCGCCTGGTTGGTTATCCCTGGCCGGGCAATGTGCGGGAGATGGAAAACATCATCCAGCGCGCCACGGTTCTGTGCGCCGGCAATCAGATCACCGGCGCGGATCTGCCGCCGGCCTTGCAGTCGCAGAAGGACAAGTCGGCCATCCAGATCCCGGGATCGTCGCTGGACGACATTGAACGCTATGCCATCACCAAGACCCTGGAATCAACCGGCGGATCGACCAGCCGGGCGGCCGAGGTGCTAAAAATCAGCATCCGCAAGATTCAGTACAAGTTGCAGGAGTACGAGAACGCCCCGCACTCGCACGTCGACCCGGTCACTGGCATCAAGACGGAAAACTGA
- a CDS encoding ATP-dependent 6-phosphofructokinase — translation MQPKIRSIGILTSGGDAPGLNAVIRSVVKTAIIQYGWDVFGIVDGFEGLVGEPRIKPLTLDSVSGLLPRGGSVLGCTNRGHFKLDPASEPGPITAFQQAAATIARLELEAVIMVGGDGSHRIARELIRLGVPLVGVPKTIDNDLAGTDSTFGFDTAVSFATEAIDRLHTTAESHGRVMVVEVMGRDAGWIALYGGLAGGADVILIPEIPYVMEKAAAKIVARVEAGKRFSIVVTAEGALPFGSVSGAPDAFGGRTGAIRRTVNVAHDVAAELEEMTGRESRAVVLGHLQRGGSPTASDRVLATSYGAAAVKAVADGQMGHMVAWCAGRIELVPIGDGVSTARLVPADHPLIATARGLGISFAGVSD, via the coding sequence ATGCAGCCAAAGATTCGAAGCATAGGGATCCTCACGTCCGGCGGCGACGCTCCCGGGCTGAACGCGGTCATCCGCTCGGTGGTCAAGACCGCCATCATCCAGTACGGCTGGGATGTCTTCGGCATCGTCGACGGCTTCGAAGGCCTGGTGGGCGAGCCGCGGATCAAGCCTCTGACGCTGGATAGCGTCTCGGGGCTTCTGCCGCGCGGCGGTTCAGTGTTGGGTTGCACCAACCGCGGTCACTTCAAACTGGACCCTGCATCAGAACCTGGACCCATCACGGCTTTTCAACAGGCCGCCGCGACGATTGCGCGACTGGAACTGGAAGCCGTCATCATGGTGGGCGGAGACGGCTCACACCGCATCGCCCGCGAATTGATCCGGCTGGGGGTCCCGCTGGTCGGCGTACCGAAGACCATCGACAACGATCTGGCCGGGACCGACAGCACGTTCGGTTTCGACACCGCGGTCAGCTTCGCCACCGAGGCCATCGATCGCCTGCACACCACCGCGGAGAGCCACGGCCGGGTGATGGTGGTCGAAGTGATGGGGCGCGACGCCGGGTGGATCGCGCTTTATGGCGGCCTCGCCGGCGGCGCCGACGTCATCCTGATCCCGGAGATCCCTTACGTGATGGAAAAAGCGGCGGCCAAGATCGTCGCCCGCGTCGAGGCGGGCAAGCGATTTTCCATCGTGGTGACCGCCGAAGGTGCCCTTCCCTTCGGTTCTGTCAGCGGCGCCCCCGACGCCTTCGGTGGCCGAACCGGGGCAATCCGACGAACCGTCAACGTCGCCCACGACGTGGCCGCCGAGCTGGAGGAGATGACCGGCCGCGAATCGCGCGCGGTCGTGCTGGGCCATCTTCAACGCGGCGGTTCCCCGACCGCCTCTGATCGCGTTCTGGCGACCAGCTATGGTGCCGCCGCAGTGAAGGCGGTGGCCGACGGGCAGATGGGCCACATGGTCGCCTGGTGCGCGGGACGGATCGAGCTGGTTCCGATCGGCGACGGCGTCTCCACGGCGCGCCTGGTTCCCGCAGACCATCCCTTGATCGCCACCGCCCGCGGCCTCGGCATCAGCTTCGCCGGCGTCTCCGACTGA
- a CDS encoding CBS domain-containing protein, with protein sequence MAKTLVRHVMSSPVEVLQVGDSLDLARTLMVEKGSIRHLPVIDGDEQLVGLVTHRTIVGAWVSHGDPDHETLRDVARRIPVELLMEKDVLSTWPEAPAADVAGLMEKHRIGCLPVLDDGKVIGIVTESEFVRFARLYFERQDGT encoded by the coding sequence ATGGCCAAAACACTCGTTCGCCACGTGATGTCCAGTCCGGTCGAGGTTCTGCAGGTCGGCGACTCGCTCGATCTGGCGCGGACGCTGATGGTGGAAAAAGGCAGCATTCGCCACCTGCCAGTGATCGACGGCGATGAACAGCTGGTCGGTCTTGTCACCCACCGAACGATCGTGGGCGCCTGGGTCAGCCACGGGGATCCCGACCACGAGACCTTGCGCGACGTCGCTCGCCGGATTCCGGTCGAGTTGCTGATGGAGAAGGACGTGCTGTCGACGTGGCCGGAAGCGCCGGCCGCCGACGTCGCCGGGTTGATGGAGAAACATCGGATTGGTTGCTTGCCCGTGCTTGACGACGGCAAGGTCATTGGCATCGTCACCGAGAGCGAATTCGTTCGCTTCGCTCGCCTCTATTTCGAACGACAAGACGGCACTTGA
- a CDS encoding LemA family protein translates to MFRSGKSVLVVILALIVVIVGFGASSYNHLVRLDQAVKAQWSQVENVYQRRADLVPNLVETVKGAAKFEKDTLTAVTEARARVGQLPAGGPPADPAALAKFQQAQDQLSSSLSRLLVVAEQYPELKATANFRDLQVQLEGAENRITVERMRFGEVAQAFNSTRDTFPTAIVAGLFGGRFAEKAYFTANAGAATAPRVQF, encoded by the coding sequence ATGTTTCGTAGCGGCAAATCGGTGTTGGTGGTCATCCTGGCGTTGATTGTCGTCATCGTCGGCTTTGGGGCGAGTTCCTACAATCACCTGGTCCGACTTGATCAGGCCGTCAAGGCGCAATGGTCGCAAGTGGAGAATGTCTATCAGCGGCGCGCCGATCTGGTGCCGAACCTGGTCGAGACCGTGAAGGGAGCCGCCAAGTTCGAGAAGGACACGCTGACCGCGGTGACCGAGGCGCGAGCCCGGGTGGGACAATTGCCGGCTGGCGGGCCTCCGGCTGATCCAGCAGCGCTGGCGAAGTTTCAGCAGGCGCAAGATCAGTTGTCGTCGTCGCTGTCGCGGCTGCTGGTGGTCGCCGAGCAATACCCAGAGCTGAAGGCGACCGCCAATTTCAGAGATCTGCAGGTGCAGCTGGAGGGAGCCGAGAATCGAATCACTGTCGAGCGAATGCGATTCGGCGAAGTGGCCCAGGCGTTCAACAGCACCCGCGACACCTTCCCGACCGCCATCGTCGCCGGACTGTTCGGCGGGCGGTTCGCCGAAAAGGCGTATTTCACGGCCAATGCCGGGGCGGCGACCGCGCCGCGGGTTCAGTTCTGA
- a CDS encoding response regulator — MAIPPVSAQLTPSESNRRTEVAALFGEPPQGIVEMEKMAAPEVSNSDRGRRVLIVDDNVALAENIAEILALTGYIGEIAASAEEAIPRALSGNITFIITDFRLPGLNGVQLIQRLRGQGRDFHAVLISAYSDEGTLSAARDAGVDDFIPKPLDFARLTETLGRLAS, encoded by the coding sequence TTGGCCATTCCCCCCGTCAGTGCACAATTGACGCCAAGCGAGTCGAACCGGCGCACAGAAGTCGCCGCCTTGTTCGGCGAGCCGCCTCAGGGCATAGTAGAAATGGAGAAAATGGCCGCGCCCGAGGTTTCCAATAGCGACCGTGGCCGCCGGGTCTTGATCGTCGATGACAATGTCGCCCTGGCGGAAAACATCGCCGAGATCTTGGCGCTGACCGGCTATATCGGCGAGATCGCGGCCAGCGCCGAAGAAGCCATTCCCCGCGCTTTGAGCGGCAACATCACCTTCATCATCACCGACTTCCGATTGCCCGGGCTCAATGGCGTCCAGTTGATCCAACGCCTGCGCGGGCAGGGACGTGATTTCCACGCCGTCCTCATCAGCGCGTATTCGGACGAAGGCACCCTCAGCGCCGCACGTGACGCCGGCGTCGACGATTTCATCCCCAAGCCCCTCGATTTTGCCCGGCTGACAGAGACGCTGGGCCGCCTGGCTTCCTAG
- a CDS encoding efflux RND transporter periplasmic adaptor subunit, whose translation MPPDAASAVAHPQRYGPGRLVFTLAALGIVGLGIIVAEVARRPVVPASRFDVAPATRGDLRPVVRARARLAPAMVWHLRAATAGRVDRVLVSAGDVVGVGTVLATLERNSLSTEKRRADAWLARAEAAATETQMTMTRALQGLDDRGEDFPEDDSRLTEEQASAVIAYARHAAATAEVAARQATLVLADAKLRAATVKAEAAGVVSAISVEPGSFVAVGDALFTISDARRPLRAVVRVGDSDVGRIRMGQRARLTADGFPGRVFQATVVDEPLFSSLDAAQGGFPVGLVVDKDVGSLMAGMSVDAEIDTGSVSHILRVPAAALVFVPAGAANADSSLPAVWTVRNGEALRIPVVVGVREENLIEVRGDGLYEGAPVIVSERGGQP comes from the coding sequence GTGCCGCCGGATGCGGCGTCGGCGGTTGCCCATCCTCAGCGCTACGGCCCCGGCCGCCTGGTGTTCACGCTGGCCGCGCTGGGAATTGTGGGCCTGGGGATCATCGTCGCCGAGGTCGCGCGCCGCCCCGTCGTCCCGGCGTCGCGATTCGACGTCGCGCCGGCGACGCGCGGCGATCTGCGACCGGTCGTGCGAGCCCGAGCGCGCCTTGCGCCGGCGATGGTCTGGCATCTTCGTGCCGCCACGGCGGGGCGGGTCGATCGCGTGCTGGTCAGCGCCGGTGACGTCGTTGGCGTCGGCACGGTCCTGGCGACGCTGGAGCGCAACTCTTTATCGACCGAGAAGAGACGCGCCGATGCTTGGCTGGCCCGCGCGGAAGCGGCCGCCACCGAGACGCAGATGACGATGACCCGCGCTTTACAAGGACTGGATGATCGCGGCGAAGACTTTCCCGAGGACGACAGCCGGTTGACCGAGGAGCAAGCCAGCGCCGTCATCGCCTACGCTCGCCATGCGGCCGCCACCGCCGAAGTGGCCGCCCGCCAGGCCACGCTGGTGCTGGCGGACGCGAAGCTGCGCGCGGCCACCGTGAAGGCGGAAGCCGCCGGTGTCGTGTCGGCCATCTCCGTCGAGCCTGGCAGCTTCGTCGCCGTCGGAGACGCACTCTTCACCATCTCCGATGCCCGCCGCCCGCTGCGCGCGGTGGTGCGGGTGGGCGACAGCGACGTCGGCCGCATCCGGATGGGACAGCGCGCGCGCCTGACCGCGGACGGATTTCCTGGCCGCGTTTTCCAGGCCACCGTGGTGGACGAACCATTGTTCTCGTCGCTTGATGCTGCTCAGGGCGGGTTCCCGGTGGGATTGGTCGTCGACAAGGATGTCGGCTCCCTGATGGCCGGAATGTCGGTGGACGCCGAGATCGACACTGGATCGGTGTCTCACATCCTGCGGGTTCCAGCCGCGGCCTTGGTCTTCGTCCCCGCCGGGGCGGCGAACGCGGATTCGTCTTTGCCGGCGGTTTGGACCGTGCGCAACGGCGAGGCGCTACGGATCCCGGTGGTCGTCGGCGTCCGGGAAGAAAATCTGATCGAGGTGCGGGGCGACGGTCTTTACGAAGGCGCTCCGGTCATCGTTTCGGAACGAGGAGGTCAGCCATGA
- a CDS encoding hemerythrin domain-containing protein, whose amino-acid sequence MAPDHQLDAETARRAIHAQHEKIRRLLGRAQSTADATLEGSPLSPDAVASVIGDLRSTMEVHLTFEERVLLPILERDPPLGPERASRLRDEHRQQRGILAAIHREAAAQPLLPTLAAKLAYLAAWLLDDMAEEERELLTPDVLRDDAVSIDQNTG is encoded by the coding sequence GTGGCGCCCGACCATCAACTGGATGCCGAGACGGCCCGGCGCGCGATCCACGCGCAGCACGAAAAGATCCGCCGCCTGCTGGGCCGCGCACAGTCAACCGCCGACGCCACTCTCGAGGGCAGTCCGCTGTCGCCGGACGCCGTCGCTTCGGTGATCGGGGACCTGCGGTCGACGATGGAGGTTCACCTGACGTTCGAGGAGCGGGTGTTGCTTCCGATCCTTGAACGCGATCCGCCCCTCGGACCAGAACGCGCGTCAAGGCTGCGCGACGAACATCGCCAGCAGCGCGGCATCCTGGCGGCGATTCACCGCGAGGCGGCCGCCCAACCGCTGCTGCCCACGCTCGCCGCAAAGCTCGCGTATCTGGCGGCCTGGCTGCTCGACGACATGGCCGAGGAAGAACGCGAGTTGCTGACGCCGGACGTGCTTCGCGACGACGCCGTCTCGATCGACCAGAACACCGGCTGA
- a CDS encoding YceI family protein produces MTTERMTAFSPGASPPDVRIPMLRIFGCMARSYCNSVTNEDGGPCLVPGLSLRRELAGFASSTTATQKLRMDQRRHHGLTVASMLQFRQFMTHKTLALIMVTVMAVGAAGRSRAADSTPQKKTTTNTPLKYRIDAKKSRFIVETETSGLSSMFGHDHKIEASDFSGTATFTLGALSAGASLQMLVRAASLHLIAEDNIGERQAVESALRQDVLETDKYPEITFKTSAVTSARRGDGTYDVRLTGDLSLHGVRKRITIPARVSLQDDGMHAIGGFGLRQTDFNITPFSFVSGTVTIKDQVTISFDLVADRS; encoded by the coding sequence TTGACCACCGAGCGGATGACCGCGTTCAGCCCGGGAGCGTCGCCGCCGGACGTGAGGATCCCTATGCTTCGAATCTTTGGCTGCATGGCCAGGTCCTATTGCAACTCGGTGACCAATGAGGACGGTGGACCATGCTTGGTTCCTGGCCTGAGCTTGCGCAGGGAGCTCGCAGGATTTGCGTCGAGCACCACGGCGACGCAAAAGCTGCGGATGGATCAGCGGCGGCACCACGGATTGACCGTGGCATCAATGCTGCAATTCAGACAGTTCATGACACACAAGACACTGGCCCTGATCATGGTGACGGTTATGGCTGTCGGCGCCGCGGGTCGCAGCCGGGCGGCCGATTCAACCCCGCAGAAGAAGACCACGACCAACACGCCGCTGAAGTACCGCATCGACGCCAAGAAGAGTCGTTTCATCGTCGAGACCGAGACCAGCGGCCTGTCGTCGATGTTCGGGCACGACCACAAGATCGAGGCGAGCGACTTTTCCGGCACCGCGACTTTCACGCTGGGTGCCCTGTCGGCGGGCGCCTCTCTTCAGATGTTGGTCCGCGCCGCGTCCCTGCATCTGATCGCCGAGGACAACATCGGCGAGCGTCAGGCCGTTGAATCGGCATTGCGCCAGGACGTGCTTGAGACCGACAAATATCCTGAGATCACCTTCAAGACGTCGGCGGTGACGTCCGCCCGCCGCGGCGACGGAACCTACGACGTGCGCTTGACCGGTGATCTTTCGTTACACGGAGTGCGTAAACGGATCACCATTCCCGCTCGGGTGTCGCTTCAGGACGACGGCATGCACGCCATCGGCGGCTTCGGGTTGCGGCAGACCGATTTCAACATCACGCCGTTTTCGTTCGTCAGCGGCACCGTGACCATCAAAGATCAGGTCACGATCTCGTTCGACCTGGTCGCGGATCGGTCGTAG